The following are encoded together in the Candidatus Poribacteria bacterium genome:
- a CDS encoding CRTAC1 family protein, with protein sequence MPPTSQSCRSAVMSTRVLTLRCELTCVPRRESSINMPRITRRLNRAVAVWQATVLWATCLGVVAQTGPVRFADATTSLGVRFEHNNGAFGAKYLPETMGSGVAVFDADGDDDLDLLFVNGMDWSGHPTRKSNLPAFYIQTDGRFADRTQQSGLAMPMYGMGVSTADYDNDGDADVYIACVGEDHLFRNEGGGKFRDVTRSAGIRNPAFSTSAAWLDYDGDQYLDLYVCNYVEWTPETDIYCTLDGVTKSYCTPESYKGVQDRLYRNNGNGTFTDVSTKARVVAPNSKSLGVVAFDHNGDGWDDIFVANDTQPNLLFENNGDGTYDEIAMVAGVAFDDGGVARAGMGVDVGDFDRSGRFSLVIGNFSNQMLSLYRNEGNGLFIDSAPQTGLGKASLLTLTFGAMFLDANSDGWLDLFTANGHVEDGINKVQRNVFYQQVPHLFLSQGGTAFRDVAKESGMATAFVGRGAAYGDLDGDGDLDIVVTASGGKARVYRNDTTKPNALRIRVVGDGTKSNRSGVGSVVTVTSGGRAQMQVVRAGSSYCSTSELVLTFGLGAQTRASQVQIRFPSGRTQTLNNVSAGQTIEVTEGRGMTGSTPFRRGSGG encoded by the coding sequence ATGCCGCCGACTTCCCAGAGCTGTCGAAGTGCGGTAATGTCAACTCGCGTCTTGACGCTTCGGTGTGAGTTGACGTGCGTTCCTCGCAGGGAGTCATCGATCAACATGCCACGTATCACGCGTCGGCTCAACCGCGCTGTAGCCGTCTGGCAGGCGACAGTCCTTTGGGCGACGTGCTTGGGAGTCGTTGCGCAGACAGGTCCCGTTCGCTTCGCCGATGCGACGACATCCCTGGGCGTTCGTTTCGAGCATAACAACGGGGCGTTCGGGGCGAAGTACCTGCCGGAGACCATGGGCAGCGGAGTCGCCGTGTTCGATGCCGATGGCGACGACGACCTCGACCTGCTGTTCGTTAACGGGATGGACTGGTCGGGTCACCCCACGCGCAAGTCGAACCTACCCGCGTTCTACATCCAGACAGACGGGCGATTCGCCGACCGAACGCAGCAGTCCGGGCTCGCCATGCCCATGTACGGCATGGGGGTGTCAACCGCCGACTACGACAACGACGGCGACGCGGATGTCTACATTGCTTGCGTGGGCGAGGATCACCTGTTCCGGAACGAGGGGGGTGGCAAGTTCCGCGACGTTACGCGCAGCGCGGGTATCCGCAACCCCGCCTTCTCGACGAGCGCCGCCTGGCTCGACTACGACGGTGACCAGTACCTCGATCTCTACGTCTGCAACTACGTCGAATGGACGCCCGAGACCGATATCTACTGCACACTCGATGGTGTCACCAAGTCCTACTGCACGCCGGAGTCCTACAAGGGGGTTCAGGACCGACTTTACAGAAACAACGGGAACGGGACGTTCACGGATGTTTCGACGAAGGCGCGAGTCGTTGCGCCGAACAGCAAGAGCCTGGGCGTCGTCGCGTTCGACCACAACGGCGATGGCTGGGACGACATCTTCGTTGCGAACGACACGCAGCCGAACCTCTTGTTCGAGAACAACGGGGACGGGACTTACGACGAAATTGCGATGGTCGCTGGCGTAGCATTCGATGACGGCGGCGTCGCCCGCGCTGGCATGGGAGTCGATGTCGGCGACTTCGACCGGTCGGGCAGGTTCAGCCTCGTGATCGGCAACTTCTCGAACCAGATGCTGAGCCTCTACCGGAACGAGGGGAACGGGCTGTTCATCGACTCCGCTCCCCAGACGGGGCTGGGCAAGGCGAGCCTGCTGACGCTGACCTTCGGCGCGATGTTCCTCGACGCCAACAGCGACGGCTGGCTGGACCTGTTCACGGCGAACGGTCACGTCGAGGACGGGATCAACAAGGTCCAACGGAACGTGTTCTACCAGCAGGTTCCGCATCTCTTCCTCAGTCAGGGCGGAACCGCGTTCCGCGACGTTGCCAAGGAATCCGGCATGGCGACGGCGTTCGTCGGACGCGGAGCGGCGTACGGCGACTTGGACGGCGACGGCGACTTGGATATCGTCGTGACCGCCTCGGGCGGCAAGGCGCGCGTCTATCGAAACGACACGACCAAGCCGAACGCGCTTCGGATCCGAGTCGTCGGCGACGGCACGAAGTCGAATCGATCGGGTGTTGGGTCTGTGGTCACCGTGACGTCCGGAGGGCGGGCGCAGATGCAGGTCGTCCGCGCGGGCTCGAGCTATTGCTCGACAAGTGAGCTGGTACTGACGTTCGGTTTGGGTGCGCAGACGCGTGCCAGTCAGGTGCAGATACGCTTTCCTTCTGGACGTACGCAGACGCTCAACAACGTGTCGGCGGGGCAGACCATCGAAGTGACCGAAGGCAGGGGAATGACAGGATCGACCCCATTCCGCAGAGGCTCTGGCGGCTAG
- a CDS encoding aminopeptidase P family protein — MAFPVCGDATVLPLHERARVVNEVLARRFERLLPSVMRETGFDMWILVCNEDNHDPVWRTMVPWQCWAPILQIVVFHDAGGEGIDRINISRTDTMGLMASAWEPETDAWDVLARIVRERNPRRIGINESDTIWAADGLTATLKNRLLDALGPELASRTESAEPMSIRWLETRLPEELELYTQACAIAHSLIRECFSRRAITPGVTTIEDLRWHYWQRGAEMGLPVSFPPFFLRIRSNAMQERWGPDDKAIRAGDVLHCDVGVEYLRLTTDHQELAYVLQPGETQAPQGFRDGMAQANRLQNVFTGTWQAGLTGNEILARALAAARAAGIPNPRIYSHSLGHYLHEPGPLMGLPWEQVCCPGRGDVVMHYDTVYTVELSVTVPIPEWGSQEVRVMLEQDAAITRKGVRFLDGRQTAFHLI; from the coding sequence ATGGCTTTCCCGGTTTGCGGCGATGCGACCGTGCTTCCGCTGCACGAGAGGGCGCGCGTCGTCAACGAGGTGCTGGCGCGACGCTTCGAGCGTCTGCTCCCGTCGGTCATGCGCGAGACCGGCTTCGACATGTGGATCCTCGTGTGCAACGAAGACAACCACGATCCGGTCTGGCGCACGATGGTTCCCTGGCAATGCTGGGCTCCGATCCTGCAGATCGTCGTGTTCCACGACGCGGGCGGCGAGGGCATCGACCGCATCAACATCTCGCGCACGGACACGATGGGGTTGATGGCGTCCGCATGGGAACCGGAGACCGACGCGTGGGATGTCCTCGCTCGCATCGTACGCGAACGGAACCCGCGACGCATCGGGATCAACGAGTCGGATACGATCTGGGCTGCCGACGGACTCACCGCCACGCTCAAGAACCGCCTCCTCGACGCGCTCGGACCGGAACTCGCCTCGCGGACGGAATCGGCGGAACCGATGTCGATTCGGTGGCTGGAGACGCGACTGCCGGAGGAACTCGAGCTCTACACGCAGGCGTGCGCCATCGCCCACAGCCTGATCCGCGAGTGCTTCTCACGCCGCGCCATCACGCCGGGAGTCACCACCATCGAGGACCTTCGCTGGCACTACTGGCAGAGGGGGGCTGAGATGGGTCTGCCCGTCTCCTTCCCCCCGTTCTTCCTGCGGATTCGCAGCAACGCGATGCAAGAACGCTGGGGACCGGACGACAAGGCGATCCGCGCAGGCGACGTGCTCCATTGCGATGTCGGGGTCGAGTACTTGCGCCTCACGACCGACCATCAGGAGCTGGCGTACGTCCTTCAGCCTGGCGAAACGCAGGCGCCGCAGGGCTTCCGCGACGGGATGGCGCAGGCGAACCGGCTGCAGAACGTCTTCACGGGAACCTGGCAGGCGGGTCTGACCGGCAACGAGATTCTCGCCCGGGCGCTGGCAGCAGCGAGAGCCGCAGGGATTCCGAACCCGCGCATCTACTCGCACTCCCTCGGGCACTACCTCCATGAACCCGGTCCGTTGATGGGGCTGCCGTGGGAACAGGTATGTTGCCCGGGACGCGGGGACGTCGTGATGCACTACGACACGGTCTACACCGTCGAACTGAGCGTTACAGTTCCCATACCGGAATGGGGTAGTCAGGAAGTGCGCGTCATGCTGGAGCAGGATGCGGCGATCACCAGGAAGGGAGTGCGGTTCCTCGACGGTCGGCAGACGGCGTTCCACCTGATCTGA
- a CDS encoding glucarate dehydratase, translating to MRISEIRATPIAFSDPPLRNSTGIHEPYALRTILQVFTDDGYVGLGESHGGAEAITRLTPELLGKDPFQLEEVRQIAGGVFAPLETACLDIMGKVADRPLVDLIGGRVRDDVPFSAYLFYKFANDVHPDVEFADLSPGEVLTPDAMLGQAREFVDRFGFRELKLKGGVLSPEDEIESLRLMRDHLGDGIGLRIDPNAIWSVPASVRACREMERLDLPMEYVEDPTRGQDGMAEVQRETRFRLATNMCVTRFEHIGTGFASGCVQVVLVDHHAWGGIVACKQLARVCEGLGWGVSMHSNSHLGISMAAMVHLGASIPNLDYACDTHYPWAKDDVIRERFRFEDGCLRVPDGPGLGVTLDEDALAELAETRIRWGRDRRDDVTEMRRFDPSWEPISPRW from the coding sequence ATGCGCATCTCAGAGATACGGGCGACGCCCATCGCGTTCTCCGATCCGCCGCTGCGCAACTCGACCGGCATTCACGAGCCGTACGCGCTGAGGACCATCCTCCAGGTCTTCACGGACGACGGCTACGTCGGGCTGGGCGAGTCCCACGGCGGCGCGGAAGCCATCACGCGTCTGACGCCGGAGCTCCTGGGCAAGGACCCGTTCCAGCTCGAGGAGGTTCGGCAGATCGCGGGCGGCGTCTTCGCTCCCTTGGAGACCGCGTGTCTCGACATCATGGGCAAGGTCGCGGATAGACCACTGGTCGATCTGATCGGCGGGCGAGTGAGGGACGATGTGCCTTTCAGCGCCTATCTCTTCTACAAGTTCGCCAACGACGTACATCCCGACGTGGAGTTTGCCGATCTGTCGCCGGGAGAGGTCCTCACACCGGATGCCATGCTCGGACAGGCGCGGGAGTTCGTCGATCGCTTCGGGTTCCGGGAGCTGAAGCTCAAAGGGGGCGTGTTGTCACCTGAAGACGAGATCGAGTCGCTCCGGCTGATGCGCGACCATCTGGGCGATGGCATCGGGCTTCGGATCGATCCGAACGCGATCTGGTCGGTTCCGGCGTCGGTCCGCGCATGCCGTGAGATGGAGCGGCTCGACCTCCCGATGGAGTACGTCGAAGACCCGACGCGCGGGCAGGACGGCATGGCGGAGGTGCAACGAGAGACGCGCTTCCGCCTCGCGACGAACATGTGCGTGACGCGCTTCGAGCACATCGGAACCGGTTTCGCGTCGGGTTGCGTGCAGGTGGTGCTCGTCGATCACCACGCCTGGGGCGGCATCGTCGCGTGCAAGCAGCTCGCGCGGGTCTGCGAAGGGCTCGGATGGGGCGTCAGCATGCACAGCAACAGCCATCTCGGTATTTCGATGGCTGCCATGGTGCATCTCGGCGCCAGCATTCCGAATCTCGACTACGCCTGCGACACACACTACCCGTGGGCGAAGGACGACGTGATCCGCGAGCGATTCCGCTTCGAGGACGGATGTCTCCGCGTACCCGACGGGCCCGGGCTCGGCGTCACGCTGGACGAAGACGCGCTTGCCGAACTCGCCGAAACGCGCATCCGCTGGGGGCGAGATCGCCGCGACGACGTGACCGAGATGCGCCGCTTCGACCCATCGTGGGAGCCGATCAGTCCACGCTGGTGA
- the argJ gene encoding bifunctional glutamate N-acetyltransferase/amino-acid acetyltransferase ArgJ: protein MSDTFDVIDGGVAAAVGFEAGSGEGGIRYRDRHDVGMIRCDRRASAAGVFTRNLFSAAPIHVCREHLAQTHGFARAVVVNAGNANACTGDPGLAAAREMAAETARLLGIDAREVLVASTGVIGEPLPMGAVRKGITAAAGALGRGGGDQFARSIMTTDTTPKVYAIETSVGGSPLRIGGCCKGAGMIAPNMATMLCFLTTDADIDPALLQILLRQSVARSFNRVSVDGDQSTNDTVLILASGAGPRVESHTSSERQFADALTSVCQELAIRIAHGGEGATKLIEVTVVGGRDDGDAERAARAVAESNLVKTAVYGNDANWGRILCAIGYSGAAFDPYATDLWIEDLQLVRGGMRTDYQEADATALFSRDPLHIRADLHAGSGEATFWTCDLTEGYIQENASYRS from the coding sequence ATGTCAGACACGTTCGACGTGATCGATGGTGGAGTCGCAGCCGCCGTTGGCTTCGAGGCAGGATCCGGGGAAGGCGGAATCCGCTATCGCGACCGCCACGACGTCGGCATGATCCGCTGCGACCGTCGTGCGTCGGCGGCTGGCGTGTTCACGAGGAACCTCTTCTCGGCGGCTCCCATCCACGTGTGTCGCGAGCACCTGGCTCAGACCCACGGGTTCGCGCGAGCCGTCGTCGTCAACGCGGGCAACGCGAACGCCTGCACCGGCGATCCCGGACTTGCCGCCGCTCGCGAGATGGCAGCCGAAACCGCGCGTCTGCTTGGGATCGACGCGCGAGAGGTGCTCGTGGCGTCCACCGGCGTCATCGGCGAGCCGTTGCCGATGGGAGCGGTGCGGAAAGGAATCACGGCAGCCGCCGGGGCTCTGGGTCGCGGCGGCGGCGACCAGTTCGCTCGGTCCATCATGACGACGGACACCACGCCAAAGGTCTACGCTATCGAGACGAGCGTCGGCGGGAGCCCGTTGCGCATCGGCGGATGCTGCAAGGGAGCGGGGATGATCGCGCCCAATATGGCGACGATGCTCTGCTTCCTGACCACGGACGCCGACATCGATCCGGCGCTTCTCCAGATCCTGCTGCGGCAATCCGTTGCGCGCTCGTTCAACCGCGTCAGCGTCGACGGCGACCAGAGCACGAACGACACCGTGCTGATCCTCGCATCTGGAGCCGGGCCTCGAGTCGAATCGCACACGTCCTCCGAGCGCCAGTTCGCGGATGCGCTGACGTCGGTGTGCCAGGAGTTGGCGATCCGCATCGCCCATGGCGGCGAAGGGGCGACGAAGCTCATCGAGGTGACCGTCGTCGGAGGACGCGACGATGGGGACGCCGAACGCGCCGCGCGCGCCGTAGCCGAATCGAACCTCGTCAAGACGGCGGTCTACGGCAACGACGCCAACTGGGGCAGGATACTGTGCGCCATCGGCTACTCCGGCGCGGCGTTCGACCCGTACGCCACAGACCTCTGGATCGAGGATCTGCAGCTCGTCCGAGGCGGCATGCGAACCGACTACCAGGAAGCCGATGCGACGGCTCTGTTCAGCCGCGACCCGCTTCACATTCGGGCTGACCTGCACGCCGGTTCGGGCGAGGCGACGTTCTGGACGTGCGACCTCACCGAGGGCTACATCCAAGAGAACGCGTCCTACCGCTCCTAG
- a CDS encoding zinc-binding dehydrogenase → MKGVVLLGDRRAAVRDFADPDPGHGEVRVAMRETGICGSDLHVYRRSAQELSGSAHRIPGHEPSGVVDAVGPGVERVQIGDRVCVNHYRSCGYCRQCAAGKFQWCRSARGYGGPVDGSHADYILADERNCVSLPHSVSFADGAFVACAGGTAYAALRKLDVSVGDSLVVFGLGPVGLSGVLVGKAMGARVVGVDVIAERVELARRIGADTALQADGADLVSRIAEACGPEGPGHAFEASGSSEGRRNAVACLRRGGKAVFCGVGSVEATLNPTEIISRELVLMGSFVLSLPLSYELVSFLEQRRVSFESLVTHRFPITDGAEAYRVADESKTGKVLLVSS, encoded by the coding sequence ATGAAGGGTGTTGTGCTGCTTGGGGACCGGCGCGCCGCCGTGCGCGACTTCGCCGACCCGGATCCCGGGCACGGCGAAGTGCGTGTGGCGATGCGGGAGACCGGCATCTGCGGGAGCGATCTGCACGTCTACCGGCGCTCCGCCCAGGAGCTCTCCGGTTCGGCGCATCGGATCCCGGGTCACGAACCGAGCGGCGTCGTGGACGCAGTCGGTCCGGGAGTGGAGCGTGTGCAGATCGGCGACCGGGTTTGCGTCAACCACTACCGTAGCTGCGGCTACTGCCGCCAATGCGCCGCCGGCAAGTTCCAATGGTGCCGCAGCGCGCGGGGGTACGGCGGTCCCGTCGATGGCTCCCATGCCGACTACATCCTGGCGGACGAGCGCAACTGCGTGTCGTTGCCGCATTCGGTCAGCTTCGCCGACGGCGCGTTCGTCGCCTGCGCTGGGGGAACCGCGTACGCGGCGCTCCGCAAGCTGGATGTATCGGTCGGCGACAGCCTCGTCGTCTTCGGGCTGGGGCCCGTGGGTCTCAGTGGCGTGCTGGTGGGCAAGGCGATGGGAGCCCGAGTCGTCGGCGTCGATGTGATCGCGGAACGCGTCGAGCTCGCGCGTCGGATCGGCGCGGACACGGCTCTTCAAGCAGACGGTGCTGATCTCGTGTCGCGCATCGCAGAGGCATGCGGGCCCGAGGGTCCCGGACACGCCTTCGAAGCGTCTGGAAGCTCGGAAGGGCGACGCAACGCAGTCGCCTGTCTGCGTCGCGGAGGCAAAGCCGTGTTCTGCGGCGTGGGAAGTGTCGAAGCCACACTGAACCCGACCGAGATCATCAGCCGGGAACTGGTGCTGATGGGGTCGTTCGTCCTGTCGCTGCCGTTGTCGTACGAGCTCGTGTCGTTCCTTGAGCAGCGCCGTGTCAGCTTCGAGTCGCTGGTAACGCATCGGTTCCCGATCACGGACGGCGCCGAGGCATATCGCGTTGCCGACGAGTCGAAGACGGGAAAGGTGCTGCTGGTGAGCTCGTAG
- a CDS encoding acylphosphatase, protein MNEPIVACRVLVSGRVQNVGFRAFVLELAERLGVVGYVRNLPDGRVEAFVEGRPEAVEELVTRMRRGSTGARVETASVEPREPSGTYADFRIRHW, encoded by the coding sequence ATGAACGAGCCGATTGTCGCCTGCCGCGTCCTCGTGAGCGGACGTGTGCAGAACGTCGGGTTCCGGGCGTTCGTGCTCGAGCTCGCAGAGCGCCTCGGGGTCGTCGGCTATGTGCGGAACCTGCCTGACGGGCGCGTCGAGGCGTTCGTCGAGGGCAGACCCGAGGCGGTCGAGGAACTGGTGACGCGGATGCGCCGAGGATCCACGGGCGCGCGAGTGGAGACGGCGTCGGTGGAACCCAGAGAGCCGTCGGGGACCTACGCCGACTTTCGCATACGACACTGGTAG
- a CDS encoding zinc-binding dehydrogenase has protein sequence MQKAVILGERQAGLVDVPDPKAKDDWVVVKVHAAPMCTEYKGWLGGGTSDFMGHEAAGEVVEVAQPGKVRVGDRVVVMPQTPCGTCELCVAGDYIHCERPINFREFHGTPEGNATMAQYLLKPSWLLPKVPDGVSYERAGLACCALGPSMGAFETMGVGRFSTVLITGLGPVGLGAVVNARFRGARVFAVDSVRFRADRALAMGAERVFDPNEEDIPRQLRELTGGKGVDASLDCSGNIQAERLGIDATRRKGKVAYVGESGADLAIRVSPDMIRKGLTIMGSWHYNLNLFPKIMQVIQESDLLDLLVTHVLPMRDIQRAMELCASHDTGKVILQPWA, from the coding sequence ATGCAGAAAGCGGTCATACTCGGCGAACGACAGGCAGGCTTGGTCGACGTTCCTGATCCGAAGGCGAAGGACGACTGGGTCGTCGTGAAGGTCCACGCGGCGCCCATGTGCACCGAGTACAAGGGATGGCTCGGAGGCGGCACATCCGATTTCATGGGTCACGAAGCCGCCGGCGAGGTGGTCGAAGTCGCGCAACCGGGCAAGGTCCGCGTCGGCGACCGCGTCGTCGTCATGCCGCAAACGCCTTGCGGCACGTGCGAGCTTTGCGTCGCGGGCGACTACATCCACTGCGAGCGACCGATCAACTTCCGCGAGTTCCACGGCACGCCGGAGGGAAATGCCACGATGGCGCAGTACCTGCTCAAGCCGTCCTGGCTCCTTCCGAAGGTCCCGGATGGCGTCTCGTACGAGCGCGCCGGGCTCGCGTGCTGCGCGCTGGGTCCCTCGATGGGAGCCTTCGAGACGATGGGCGTCGGTCGGTTCAGCACGGTTCTCATCACCGGGCTGGGACCGGTCGGGCTGGGCGCGGTCGTCAACGCCAGGTTTCGAGGCGCTCGGGTCTTCGCCGTGGACTCCGTACGGTTCCGCGCGGATCGAGCTCTCGCCATGGGCGCAGAGCGCGTGTTCGATCCGAACGAGGAGGACATCCCTCGTCAACTTCGGGAACTGACGGGCGGCAAGGGCGTCGATGCGTCGCTGGATTGCTCTGGGAACATCCAAGCGGAGCGCCTGGGTATTGACGCCACGCGTCGTAAGGGCAAGGTCGCTTACGTCGGCGAATCGGGAGCGGACCTGGCGATCCGCGTCAGCCCGGACATGATCCGCAAGGGGCTCACCATCATGGGGTCTTGGCACTACAACCTGAACCTCTTCCCGAAGATCATGCAGGTGATCCAGGAATCTGACCTGCTGGACTTGCTGGTGACCCACGTACTGCCGATGCGTGACATCCAGCGCGCGATGGAGCTCTGTGCGTCTCACGACACCGGCAAGGTGATCCTCCAGCCGTGGGCTTGA
- a CDS encoding tetratricopeptide repeat protein: MTGGTGENPSRRKPGRRVRRLRWTLIGLAVTAAVGGAIGIGAYWASRPKAYEPGSEDKDITSVLRKDIPADAPSPKLVDVTREAGIADFQTFVGARTSQLPEDMGPGMAWGDFDNDGDEDLFLVSAGGPLTAPETQLAPSSLFENRGDGTFQRVVGFAEPRIHGMGAAWGDVDGDGWLDLLVTGYDALQLYRNRQGKLSLDKGFSAPKGFWATASFADYDQDGDLDLYVCGYVQYKPSDGSQRTSTQYSSSVPYTLNPSSYEPEQNLLFRNRGDGRFDEVAEKAGVSNPEGRSLSAIWHDFNADGWLDLYVANDVSDNVLWLNRRGKFEDISHAAWVADYRGAMGLAAADWNRDGDDDLFITHWLAQENALYDSLSNDMKGQPGAGSDGLRFMDIADAQGLGQVALQSVGWGAEFVDLDADGWLDLVVANGSTIETEETPKRLRPQPMFAFWGNHGERFYDLAPLDPILATPRVARGLSMCDYDRDGDMDILVSTADDGVRLFRNDMQSGNWAEFRIRTKDGSGPGRDGTGATVIVTVGGVRIRRSLSPASYLSQSSRVIHVGLGDATRIDRLELLYPGEKPTIYTDLATNTAWELTVGDTTARQVGKSAAGSSAKSSLSREQVVEFWRLHRAGMDAIKRDKDFARAVGSFRQALEIDPNHEDARYYLGNALAEIGDIAGALNQFEALTRVNPSSHRGFARHGTLLAIMAKSQRDLDTSQSILEKALALNPEETGALLTLGEIALMRGDLETSRQRLEWAAHSNPRATGSYFLRAYIAWKAKDAARSTELLRKARETLGPDWKPEGTTAEGDVIHKVHDDTTPLSPYWDSWDGKPNPSTAFVALERALRLHF; this comes from the coding sequence ATGACCGGAGGCACTGGCGAGAATCCGTCGCGGCGCAAGCCTGGACGACGAGTCCGACGGCTACGGTGGACCCTCATCGGGCTCGCCGTAACCGCAGCGGTTGGGGGCGCTATCGGCATCGGCGCGTACTGGGCGTCGCGCCCGAAAGCGTATGAACCGGGCAGCGAGGACAAAGACATCACGTCCGTTCTCCGAAAGGACATCCCGGCGGACGCCCCCTCTCCCAAGCTCGTGGACGTCACGCGGGAAGCCGGCATCGCCGACTTCCAGACGTTCGTTGGGGCGAGGACGTCTCAACTCCCGGAAGATATGGGTCCGGGGATGGCTTGGGGCGACTTCGACAACGACGGCGACGAGGACCTCTTCCTCGTTAGCGCAGGCGGTCCGCTGACTGCCCCGGAAACCCAACTCGCGCCGTCGTCGCTCTTTGAGAACCGGGGCGATGGCACGTTCCAGAGAGTCGTCGGCTTTGCGGAGCCGCGTATCCACGGCATGGGCGCCGCATGGGGCGACGTGGACGGCGACGGGTGGCTCGACCTACTCGTCACAGGCTACGACGCTCTCCAGCTTTACCGGAACCGCCAAGGCAAGCTGTCGCTCGACAAAGGGTTCTCAGCCCCCAAGGGCTTCTGGGCAACGGCTTCGTTCGCCGACTACGACCAGGACGGCGACCTCGACCTGTACGTGTGCGGCTACGTCCAGTACAAGCCCAGCGATGGCTCGCAGCGAACGTCCACGCAGTACAGCTCTTCGGTTCCCTACACGCTGAACCCGTCTTCATACGAGCCGGAACAGAATCTCCTCTTCCGCAATCGCGGCGACGGGCGGTTCGATGAGGTCGCCGAGAAAGCAGGCGTCTCGAACCCGGAGGGACGCAGTCTGTCTGCCATCTGGCATGACTTCAACGCCGACGGATGGCTCGACCTCTACGTGGCGAACGACGTGTCCGACAACGTCCTTTGGCTGAACCGTCGAGGGAAGTTCGAGGACATCAGTCACGCAGCATGGGTCGCCGACTATCGCGGCGCGATGGGGCTCGCCGCAGCCGACTGGAACCGAGACGGCGACGACGACCTCTTCATCACTCACTGGCTGGCGCAGGAGAACGCGCTGTACGACTCCCTGTCCAACGACATGAAGGGACAGCCCGGAGCCGGCAGCGATGGGTTGCGGTTCATGGATATTGCGGATGCGCAGGGCTTGGGACAGGTGGCGCTGCAGTCGGTCGGTTGGGGAGCCGAGTTCGTCGACCTCGACGCCGACGGTTGGCTCGACCTGGTCGTTGCGAACGGTAGCACCATCGAGACGGAGGAGACACCGAAGCGCCTTCGCCCTCAGCCCATGTTCGCGTTCTGGGGCAACCACGGAGAGCGATTCTACGACTTGGCTCCCCTCGACCCGATTCTCGCGACGCCGAGAGTTGCGCGCGGGCTGTCGATGTGCGACTACGACCGCGACGGGGACATGGATATCCTCGTCTCGACGGCGGATGATGGCGTTCGGCTGTTCCGCAACGACATGCAATCCGGCAACTGGGCGGAGTTCCGGATCCGCACAAAGGACGGATCGGGCCCGGGACGCGATGGAACCGGCGCGACCGTCATCGTGACCGTTGGCGGCGTCCGCATCCGACGTTCGCTGTCCCCCGCGTCCTATCTCTCGCAGAGCTCGCGCGTCATTCACGTGGGATTGGGCGACGCGACTCGGATCGACCGACTGGAGCTCCTCTATCCCGGCGAGAAGCCCACGATCTACACCGACCTGGCGACGAACACCGCGTGGGAGCTCACCGTTGGCGACACGACGGCGCGACAGGTCGGCAAGTCGGCGGCAGGCTCGTCCGCCAAATCGTCGTTGAGCCGCGAGCAGGTCGTCGAGTTCTGGCGGCTGCACCGCGCTGGCATGGACGCCATCAAGCGAGACAAGGACTTCGCAAGAGCCGTCGGGTCCTTCCGGCAGGCGTTGGAAATCGACCCTAACCACGAAGACGCCCGGTACTACCTGGGCAACGCGCTGGCGGAGATCGGCGACATCGCCGGAGCCCTGAACCAGTTCGAGGCGTTGACGCGCGTCAATCCCAGCAGCCATCGAGGCTTCGCGCGTCACGGAACTCTTCTTGCCATCATGGCGAAGTCCCAGCGCGACCTCGATACGTCCCAATCGATCCTTGAGAAGGCGCTCGCACTCAACCCGGAGGAGACCGGCGCGCTGCTGACGCTTGGGGAAATCGCCCTGATGCGCGGCGACCTCGAGACAAGCCGACAGCGGCTCGAATGGGCTGCCCATAGCAATCCGCGAGCAACGGGGTCGTACTTCCTCCGAGCCTACATCGCGTGGAAAGCAAAGGACGCGGCTCGCTCGACGGAGCTGCTGCGCAAGGCGCGCGAGACGCTCGGGCCCGACTGGAAGCCCGAAGGAACTACCGCCGAAGGCGACGTGATCCACAAAGTGCACGACGACACGACCCCGCTCTCACCGTACTGGGACAGTTGGGATGGCAAGCCGAACCCGTCGACGGCGTTTGTGGCACTGGAGCGGGCGCTGCGCCTGCACTTCTGA